One genomic region from Telopea speciosissima isolate NSW1024214 ecotype Mountain lineage unplaced genomic scaffold, Tspe_v1 Tspe_v1.0269, whole genome shotgun sequence encodes:
- the LOC122647917 gene encoding cytochrome P450 89A2-like, with translation MIFDLESVLRDLCDKYGPIITIRIFSTITIFIASPSLAHQALIQNGAAFNYRPGPVTPSCIMDNSNSDIGSSSGNRWRFLRRNLTSEVLTPSRYKSFGHTRKWVFQTLDTLLKSHVESGEPVPVIDHFRYAMFCLLLFVCFGEKLDEKVIREIENMEREKMANYKRFIVFILFPKLGKFIFRKRWLQMQEMRRQQKSILLPLIKSRRERKEQIKQENRDENFVAYIDALFDLEIKEEGGRKVGDEEVMILIMEVLDAGSDTTSTMLQWIMANLVKDQKIQENLYSEIDGVVDKEEDDDEIREEDLPKMKYLRAVILEGLRLHPPSHYSLPHTVVEDIVLNGEYLIPKNAMVNFMVATMGRDPKAWKDSMEFKPERHLGDEGEVIDITGSKEIKMIPFSAGRRICPGLGLGLLHLEFFVANMIRNYKWVPVEGDELDMSEKQELTAVMKTPLRAHVFPRRTIN, from the coding sequence ATGATATTCGATCTTGAGTCAGTCCTTCGTGACCTCTGCGACAAATATGGACCAATCATCACCATTCGTATTTTCTCCACCATCACAATATTCATTGCAAGCCCCTCATTAGCCCATCAAGCTCTCATCCAAAATGGTGCTGCCTTCAACTACCGCCCTGGACCTGTCACCCCAAGCTGCATCATGGACAATTCCAATTCCGATATCGGTTCCTCTTCAGGAAATCGATGGCGGTTTCTCCGTCGGAACCTCACCTCCGAGGTTCTTACCCCTTCCCGGTACAAGTCTTTCGGTCATACCCGTAAATGGGTGTTTCAGACACTAGATACCTTGCTCAAATCCCATGTTGAATCAGGCGAGCCTGTTCCTGTTATAGATCACTTCCGATATGCCATGTTTTGCTTGTTGCTTTTCGTTTGTTTCGGTGAGAAACTTGATGAGAAGGTCATCAGAGAAATTGAAAACATGGAGAGGGAGAAAATGGCAAATTACAAAAGATTTATTGTATTCATATTGTTCCCCAAATTGGGGAAATTCATCTTCAGAAAACGTTGGCTTCAAATGCAGGAAATGCGTCGTCAACAGAAATCTATTCTACTTCCTCTGATAAAATCCCGTCGAGAACGAAAAGAGCAGATTAAACAAGAAAACCGAGATGAAAATTTCGTGGCCTACATCGATGCACTCTTCGATcttgaaatcaaagaagaaggaggaaggaaagtGGGTGATGAAGAAGTAATGATTCTCATCATGGAGGTTCTTGACGCGGGCAGTGACACAACATCAACAATGTTACAATGGATCATGGCAAACCTTGTGAAGGAccaaaaaatccaagaaaaccTTTATTCTGAGATCGACGGGGTTGTggataaagaagaagatgatgatgagattAGAGAAGAAGATTTGCCGAAGATGAAATATCTAAGGGCTGTGATATTGGAAGGTCTGAGGCTACACCCACCTAGCCATTATTCGCTGCCACATACCGTTGTGGAAGATATTGTTTTGAATGGTGAGTATCTCATCCCCAAGAATGCTATGGTGAATTTTATGGTGGCAACGATGGGACGAGACCCAAAAGCTTGGAAAGATTCAATGGAGTTCAAGCCGGAGAGGCACTTGggtgatgaaggagaagtaatcgATATCACTGGGAGCAAGGAGATTAAGATGATACCCTTTAGTGCTGGGAGGAGGATTTGTCCAGGACTTGGGTTAGGGTTATTGCATCTGGAGTTTTTTGTGGCAAATATGATTAGAAATTACAAATGGGTCCctgtggaaggagatgaacttgaCATGTCTGAGAAGCAGGAGTTGACAGCCGTGATGAAAACCCCGTTGCGGGCTCATGTGTTTCCGAGGAGGACCATAAATTAG